In Pseudomonas glycinae, the DNA window GACCTTCAGTGCTGCGCACCGTGGCAATCAAACGACTGCCGGCGGCCGGCGCAACGTCACTGGTGGTGCTTTGCAGGTTGGAGGTGGGGGACCAGTCTCCGTTCTGCGATCGGAACGCCACATTGATATCCAGTTTGAACGGCACATACCCTGGTTCCCCCTTTACACCGATCGCGTTGGTCAATTCAGCCCAGATCAGACAAGGCCGCCCGCTCCAGAACACAGGACGCATGTCGAGCACCGTCCCGGTGACCCCCACATCGATGATGCTCCACTCGTGCCAGGCCGCTGGATTGACCGCGGTGCAGGTCGGTGTCAGCTCGATATCCGCTTCGCGCCAATAGTGTCTGAACGGGGACACTCGTTCACGTCCGACGAAAAAGTAACGCCCATTCACTGCCGCCGTGCCATGCAAGAAGGCACTGATGACTTCCAGATTGCAGATTCCCTCAAAGGCCGTCAGGTAATTGCGCAGAGCCACCAACACCGAGTCCGTGCTCAAGCGCGTCTGGTTCAGATCTGTCACCAATGCCTGGAACAGGCTGGTCGCGTTTGGCCGTACGAGAGGCGTCATGAAATCTTCCGGATAGATGGAAAGCAGCCGCAGCGCCGCCCAGTCCGAGTAATTGCGATAGAACGCCCAACGCTTCAGATCCTCCTCGGGGAACGCCGTTTTCAAATATCCCGGTTCAAGCTTCTGGTAAGCAGCGTGGATGAACTTCTGCGCACAACTGATTGCTTCAGCACCCTGGGTACTCGGCACCTTGTGGCTGTTCTGCGAATCCATACGCAACAGCTCATTCAAGTGGTCGACGTTTTTAATGATGTTGAATGGACCATCAGTTGCGCCCATAGAGCCCAGGCAATACTCGACCAGTGCAGTGCGACGCTGTTCCAGCAACTCGTTGATGATGCTCTGACTCATGATCCATTCTCCTGTCGCAAGGGCTGCGCGGACGTAGGGGTTTCACTCAGGAGCGGCTGGGGATCAAACACAATCGGATCGAATATATGTGTGATTTCGCTGGATTCGGAGTGCACGGCGCACTCAAACATCCCACCGGTCGGGCTGTACACAACCGCGCGGGCGATGCCCTCCTGAGTTGTGAACCCCTGTGCGGGCCGGATTACCGCCTCGACATGCCGCGAAGGGTCGTCGCCGGTAGCTGTCGCGGTCCAGCGCACCAATTTGTGCTTGCCCAGGTTTCCGTAGCTATCCATGAGCTTGGCGGACAGCTCGACCGCCTGCCCCGATGGAACGACGCTTACCGGCACGGCTGAAATGAACTGCGGCGGGAAATCCAGATTCTGCGAATCTTCCACCAGTGCTATGAGCGGCGATTCCTTTGGTGCAATCAGGGCGACCCAGAACAGCACTCGCTCGGTGCCCATGATCTTGCCCGGCGTAAACGTCACTTCTGCTACACCGAGAGGGTCGGTTTTCCCGACCTCAAGGGTTCCGAGGCTGGCCTGCCCATGGATTGACACGCCACTGAGCGCCTCGCCGGCCGCGCTTTTCAAAGTGATGGTAAAAACGATCTTGCCAAGGCTGCCGGCAATGACTTCGGTGTTGTCCGGTTTGATTGTCATGGTGACAAGCGGCCGGCCAAGTTCGTCGGATGGCCGGATCGGCGACGCCGTGTCCGAAAGGCTCAACAAGGCGCGCTCGGCAGCATCCTTGTACTTCTCCTTGACGATGGTTTCGGGCAGCGCCCCCAGCAGAAAGATCATCTGCGCATCCATGTTCGTGTGCCTGGCCAACTCTCGCACCCGAATCAACAGATCCAGTTGTTTCAGCGTCTTCAGGAGCTTGTATTGCGGGTCGATCCGGGTGATGCACTCGTGTACTTCCTGCTCGCTCCAGTCGAAAAACCGTGCCAGCCACACTTCGGATGCCTGTTGCGCCAGCCGCAGGGCGTCCACGGACAATTTTTCGGGATCGCCCAGCTCATGGACTTGCCGCAGATACTCGAGCAACTCGGTGTGAGGCCGCTTGCTGATTTCGAAGGCATGATTCAAAACCGTCAGGTAATACAGCGTGGTCACGTTGAAAGCATGGGGATCGTCCTGCTTCCACCAGACATTGAGGCCGTAGTCGAGCAATTCACTGAGCTCTTCGATACTCATGTCCAGTTCAGTGACGACTGCACTGCGCCGGAGTACATCGGCCAGCAGCGTGAACAACGGATCAAGCGGGACGTTGCGCGCCATGCCCGGCAACAGCATGTCCTCGCCCATGTGATCGACAATCCGTGTCAACAACTCGTAGGGCGTCGACTTCGCCCAGCGAAGAATCCGCAACGCCCGCTCCGCGTCCAGTCCGGCATACACCGCCAGACTTTCCCTGACCACCGAAACCTGAGTATCGCGAGCCTGCAACAGAACCGTGAGCATGATCTCGACAATCGGTTTGCGCAAAGCGGCGTCGTCCTCTTCCAGTCCATCCCTGACTGCCTTGTCGAGCTCCTCACGTGCAAACGCCAGGTACTCGGCCTCCGTGCCAACCACGGATTTCACCAGCCCGCGCGGATCGGTAAGCGTCGTCATCAGATCTCGCCAGTCTCTGCCTGTCAGCGGCGGCACTCCGGCCCTCAGAAAAGCGATGTGGGTCAACAGCGCAGCGTCCAGCAAATTGCGGACCTGCTCGAACAAGCGCAGTTCAGCCTCGGACGCCACGTTGGAGACCTGCAGATCGGCCACCCGCTGCAATACCCACAGCACAGACAAGTTGCGGGTCTGGCACCAATAGCGGCAAGACACCAGGGCGAGGATGAGGTCCAGCACGTCGGGAATATCGTCGTCCGGCTCTCGGGCGGGCTTGATGGCCGGCACACCTGCCAGACCAGCCACCCACGCCTCCCCACCCAACACGCTGAGCATCAACAGACCTTCCACAGGTGTCATGTTCAGCA includes these proteins:
- a CDS encoding Tc toxin subunit A, which encodes MARKKNSKRPPLELFEQVFGKEQRFKRLSGLRTWLADGKSIFPLVEKGPRGLVKDFGISLEDAQRFLHRANALAIYLRREFIEQSLIGQPTSAAQRSGGFNTGPSYELLFPTEFDQFAPVGALEDCSGVVAYLVELWQWIRDHIEGLVVIDPKIETLPIHERRADIKELPIDHNAIHKTISAVEIIVKVLERFIACNDGEPDLEEAMIQRRHPYGLPYYQHWATLNAVAAHHGLSVGHFVRWVGAGYPNFLQPYARDDDSGRALAHASRLGPFQRALLTEPPVTSDDEKVDFYVKNFGTGQVDWKDLDRVQIFGQKTKLDADGVEAFLSILHYAPVRSPNVKIYGPKAEQESERSGSVYINNGTAPAISVDYGRPSVLHKLTESPTKPARYDRINRKRRLDLWLGLPPEQVDAMLVAAFNAEGSGDLWITPDTVHAIGLFQTLREAYGCTPLDFAAFIDKLSIYGRKEALSAFDQVFNNRQGDYRVPLPLDDQPFPLLLAPDEIDLTISHICSALDIDLQTYQYLALAIARAHGLNDTLLRSNEILSAFYRLVKLPRLLNMTPVEGLLMLSVLGGEAWVAGLAGVPAIKPAREPDDDIPDVLDLILALVSCRYWCQTRNLSVLWVLQRVADLQVSNVASEAELRLFEQVRNLLDAALLTHIAFLRAGVPPLTGRDWRDLMTTLTDPRGLVKSVVGTEAEYLAFAREELDKAVRDGLEEDDAALRKPIVEIMLTVLLQARDTQVSVVRESLAVYAGLDAERALRILRWAKSTPYELLTRIVDHMGEDMLLPGMARNVPLDPLFTLLADVLRRSAVVTELDMSIEELSELLDYGLNVWWKQDDPHAFNVTTLYYLTVLNHAFEISKRPHTELLEYLRQVHELGDPEKLSVDALRLAQQASEVWLARFFDWSEQEVHECITRIDPQYKLLKTLKQLDLLIRVRELARHTNMDAQMIFLLGALPETIVKEKYKDAAERALLSLSDTASPIRPSDELGRPLVTMTIKPDNTEVIAGSLGKIVFTITLKSAAGEALSGVSIHGQASLGTLEVGKTDPLGVAEVTFTPGKIMGTERVLFWVALIAPKESPLIALVEDSQNLDFPPQFISAVPVSVVPSGQAVELSAKLMDSYGNLGKHKLVRWTATATGDDPSRHVEAVIRPAQGFTTQEGIARAVVYSPTGGMFECAVHSESSEITHIFDPIVFDPQPLLSETPTSAQPLRQENGS